TTACTCGGCAGCGATTAGAGTAAAACCTTAGCGCAAAAGTAGCATAGCTCGCAGCCAGCGCGCGCCTGAGCGGGCAAGCTAAGCGCATGAGCCAGCTCTATCCTGAATTTTTTCAGCGCCTCGATGAGAGTCCCGACGCGGGTTTCTACGCCCAGCCGCGCTTGCTGACCCACATCGGCGAAGCGGCGTCGCGGGCTGCTGGGGTGCTCTACGACCGCCTGCTTCCGGACGGCCACGTGCTCGACCTGATGGCCTCTTACTACTCGCACCTGCCGCCCCGGTTCGAGCGCGTCACCGGCCTCGGGCTCAACGAGGTCGAGATGGAGCGCAACCCGACCATCACCGGCGCTGTGGTCCGCGACATCAACCGCGAGCCTAGCTTGCCCTTTGCCTCCTCGAGCTTCGACGCTGCGGTGTGTACGGTGAGCGTCCAGTACCTTACCAGGCCCCTCGAGGTCTTTGCCGAGGTGGCGCGCCTCCTCAAGCCGGGGGCGCCTTTCGTCGTGGCCTTCTCGAACCGGATGTTTCCGACCAAGGCCGTCCTGGCCTGGCGCACCTCCGACGACGCCGCCCACGTCCGCCTGGTCAGACACTACTTTACGGCCACGGACGGCTACGGCAAGGTCTGCTCCGAGAACTGCAGCCCCGAGGCTGGCGATCCGCTCTATGCCTGCTGGGCGTATAAAGAGCGGGGTTGCGGGCAAAGGACTGAAGAGAAAGGGCTGGGAGGACAGGACTAGGGGCAAAGGACTGGAGACTGAGTC
The genomic region above belongs to Deinococcota bacterium and contains:
- a CDS encoding class I SAM-dependent methyltransferase; translation: MSQLYPEFFQRLDESPDAGFYAQPRLLTHIGEAASRAAGVLYDRLLPDGHVLDLMASYYSHLPPRFERVTGLGLNEVEMERNPTITGAVVRDINREPSLPFASSSFDAAVCTVSVQYLTRPLEVFAEVARLLKPGAPFVVAFSNRMFPTKAVLAWRTSDDAAHVRLVRHYFTATDGYGKVCSENCSPEAGDPLYACWAYKERGCGQRTEEKGLGGQD